One Phycisphaerae bacterium RAS2 DNA window includes the following coding sequences:
- a CDS encoding NAD dependent epimerase/dehydratase family protein — MTVFVLGGRGFVGSAFVRLLAARGVACEVISRDNWDALAEQPCDVLINAAGNSKKFLSDRDPASDFDATVRMTFESLHRFKFGRYVLCSSCDVYDDFADPSRTRENAPIDSARQSRYGFHKQLAEQCARYEAKQPLIIRFGGFVGPGLKKNPIFDILRGGPLWLHPDSRLQYLHSDDAAKIVWQLIESDRWGETVNVCGDGVVRLADVIARVGHPVSVQPESPTVHYEINIDKLRGWMTVPRSEPAVFAFVDAEKQSPRG; from the coding sequence ATGACGGTATTCGTTCTCGGCGGCAGGGGTTTTGTCGGCAGCGCGTTCGTGCGGCTGCTTGCGGCGCGCGGCGTCGCGTGCGAGGTCATTTCGCGCGACAACTGGGATGCGCTGGCGGAACAGCCCTGCGACGTCTTGATCAACGCGGCCGGCAACTCGAAGAAGTTCCTCTCCGACCGCGACCCGGCGTCCGACTTCGACGCGACCGTGCGGATGACCTTCGAATCGTTGCATCGGTTCAAGTTCGGCCGCTATGTATTGTGCTCGTCCTGCGATGTGTACGACGACTTCGCTGACCCAAGCCGTACGCGAGAAAACGCCCCCATCGACTCCGCGCGCCAAAGCCGCTACGGTTTCCACAAGCAACTCGCCGAACAGTGCGCACGCTACGAAGCGAAGCAGCCGCTGATCATCCGTTTCGGCGGATTCGTCGGACCCGGCCTGAAGAAGAACCCCATTTTCGATATTCTTCGAGGCGGGCCGCTTTGGCTGCACCCCGACAGCCGCTTGCAATACCTTCACTCCGACGACGCCGCGAAGATCGTCTGGCAGCTGATCGAGTCCGATCGCTGGGGCGAGACGGTCAATGTCTGCGGCGACGGCGTCGTGCGACTCGCGGATGTCATCGCGCGCGTCGGGCATCCCGTTTCCGTGCAGCCCGAAAGCCCGACCGTGCATTACGAAATCAACATCGACAAACTACGCGGCTGGATGACCGTGCCGCGTTCGGAGCCGGCCGTCTTCGCCTTTGTCGACGCCGAAAAGCAATCGCCTCGCGGGTAA
- the rfbE gene encoding CDP-paratose 2-epimerase, producing the protein MERILITGGAGYLGSILTPTLLREGYKVTVLDNLAFGQTPLLDCCADPNFSFVRGDVCNHEQVGRMVGEFDVIIPLAAIVGAPACKVNPVLSRMINYDAIRFMADKLSPRQRVLFPTTNSGYGVGEADGFCTEETPLRPISQYGRDKVEIEKYLLDKGTAVTFRLATVFGMSPRMRLDLLVNDFTFRAWRDRFIVLFEEHFRRNFIHIRDVAAAFLFGMKNYETMKGRPFNVGLSSANLTKRQLCEKIREEVPEFRILSDAIGEDPDKRDYIVSNERIEKLGWRPRHMLEDGIRELLRGFPLLRPNVYANI; encoded by the coding sequence GTGGAACGAATACTGATTACCGGCGGCGCGGGGTACCTCGGGTCGATCCTGACTCCGACGCTGCTGCGCGAAGGGTACAAGGTCACAGTGCTCGACAACCTTGCTTTCGGGCAGACGCCCCTGCTGGATTGCTGTGCCGATCCGAACTTCAGCTTCGTGCGCGGCGATGTGTGCAACCACGAGCAGGTCGGCCGCATGGTGGGCGAGTTTGACGTGATCATTCCGCTGGCCGCCATCGTCGGTGCGCCGGCCTGCAAGGTGAACCCCGTCCTGTCGCGGATGATCAACTACGACGCGATTCGCTTCATGGCGGACAAGCTCTCGCCCCGGCAGCGCGTGCTCTTCCCGACGACCAACAGCGGCTACGGCGTCGGCGAGGCCGACGGCTTCTGCACCGAGGAGACTCCGCTGCGACCGATTTCGCAATATGGCCGCGATAAGGTCGAAATCGAGAAGTACCTGCTCGACAAGGGCACGGCGGTGACGTTCCGGCTGGCGACGGTCTTCGGCATGTCGCCCCGGATGCGGCTGGACCTGCTGGTAAATGATTTCACGTTTCGCGCCTGGCGGGATCGATTCATCGTGTTGTTTGAAGAACACTTCCGCCGCAACTTCATTCACATTCGCGACGTGGCGGCGGCGTTTCTGTTCGGCATGAAGAACTACGAGACAATGAAGGGCCGGCCGTTCAACGTCGGCCTGTCGTCGGCGAATCTGACCAAGCGCCAGTTGTGTGAGAAGATTCGCGAAGAGGTGCCGGAGTTTCGCATCCTGTCCGATGCCATCGGTGAGGATCCGGACAAGCGTGATTACATCGTGAGCAACGAACGCATCGAGAAACTGGGCTGGCGGCCCAGGCACATGCTGGAAGACGGCATCCGCGAACTGCTTCGCGGGTTCCCGCTCCTGCGGCCAAACGTCTATGCGAATATCTAG
- the fcl_2 gene encoding GDP-L-fucose synthase, with product MGELQFKKILVTGANGFLGRHVVPVLRARYGDRAVVGVCSRDYDLMNPAACREMFETHQPEVFVHLAAYSGGIGANRTYPADFYFRNTILTAHGFQYAAEFNVKKMVYTMGGCSYPATARSPIDESQMWEGYPQPESAGYSAAKKMGIVASQSYRQQHGLKTSVIIPGNLYGEYDNFSRLDSHVVPAMLRRYYEAKLDGAPKVVMWGSGKPTRDFVYAADVAAVFPYFIETYDSVEPVNISSGTTTPIRELAETIRAITGYEGAIEWDTSKPDGQMFKIFDVNRLHGLGLTCATPLIDGLRRTFAWFSRHYAEKSDGIRL from the coding sequence GTGGGCGAACTCCAATTTAAGAAGATTCTCGTCACCGGCGCGAACGGTTTCCTCGGCCGACACGTCGTGCCCGTCCTGCGCGCGCGATACGGCGATCGCGCCGTCGTCGGGGTCTGCAGCCGCGACTACGACCTGATGAATCCGGCCGCATGCCGTGAGATGTTTGAAACGCACCAGCCCGAGGTCTTTGTGCACCTCGCGGCTTATTCCGGCGGCATTGGCGCGAATCGCACCTATCCGGCGGACTTTTACTTTCGCAACACGATCCTCACCGCGCACGGCTTTCAATACGCGGCGGAGTTCAACGTCAAGAAGATGGTCTACACGATGGGCGGGTGCTCCTACCCCGCCACCGCGCGGAGCCCCATCGACGAATCGCAGATGTGGGAGGGCTACCCGCAACCCGAAAGCGCCGGCTACTCCGCCGCAAAGAAAATGGGCATCGTCGCCAGCCAGTCCTATCGCCAGCAGCATGGATTGAAGACGTCCGTCATCATTCCGGGCAATCTGTACGGCGAGTACGACAACTTTTCGCGGCTCGATTCGCACGTCGTGCCGGCCATGCTGCGCCGGTATTACGAGGCAAAGCTGGACGGCGCGCCGAAGGTCGTGATGTGGGGCAGCGGCAAACCCACGCGCGATTTTGTCTACGCCGCCGACGTGGCGGCGGTGTTTCCCTACTTCATCGAAACGTACGACTCGGTTGAGCCGGTCAACATCTCCAGCGGCACAACGACCCCGATCCGCGAGTTGGCGGAGACAATCCGCGCGATCACCGGCTACGAGGGCGCGATCGAGTGGGATACGTCCAAACCCGACGGCCAGATGTTCAAGATCTTCGACGTGAATCGATTGCACGGGCTGGGGCTGACGTGCGCGACGCCGCTGATTGACGGCCTTCGCCGCACGTTTGCCTGGTTCAGCCGGCACTATGCTGAAAAGTCCGACGGCATTCGACTGTGA
- a CDS encoding PGL/p-HBAD biosynthesis glycosyltransferase gives MAPLRISIVTPCLNDARYLEDCLRSIHDQHYENLEHIVIDGGSTDGSAEIIQRHADRFAYWVSEPDAGHADALYKGLARATGDVVTWVCSNDLLLPGALARVAEFFAAHPNCEWAVGDGLLIDEASRVTERVWAVPFTVRSIQLWELWGTCQPATFIRRRALERVGGIDRTLHVCVDTDLFLRLARLEVPLRIPHFLAALRIHSDSQSQRHAARVRETDERIKMASGRPAWPAQLMKLAYRFYHWRYRGVQVLNETLRRHKAYTLGAPVWSPPTEQGSH, from the coding sequence ATGGCCCCTTTGCGCATCTCCATCGTCACGCCCTGCCTGAACGACGCACGGTATCTTGAAGATTGCCTGCGCTCGATCCACGATCAGCACTACGAGAATCTCGAACACATCGTCATCGACGGTGGCTCGACCGACGGCAGCGCGGAGATCATCCAGCGGCATGCTGATCGGTTCGCGTACTGGGTCAGCGAGCCGGACGCAGGCCATGCCGACGCCCTTTACAAGGGACTGGCACGCGCAACGGGCGACGTGGTCACCTGGGTCTGCTCCAATGATCTGCTGCTCCCGGGCGCGCTGGCGCGCGTGGCCGAATTCTTCGCCGCGCACCCGAATTGCGAATGGGCCGTGGGGGATGGCCTGCTGATCGATGAGGCCTCGCGCGTCACGGAGCGCGTCTGGGCGGTGCCGTTCACGGTGCGCAGCATCCAACTGTGGGAGCTGTGGGGCACGTGTCAACCGGCGACATTCATTCGGCGCCGCGCATTGGAGCGCGTCGGCGGCATCGACCGCACGTTGCACGTCTGCGTAGATACCGATCTTTTTCTACGGCTGGCCAGGCTGGAAGTGCCCCTGCGGATTCCGCACTTTCTCGCCGCGTTAAGAATTCATTCAGACAGTCAATCGCAGCGTCATGCCGCGCGCGTCCGCGAGACGGACGAACGCATCAAGATGGCGTCAGGCCGTCCCGCGTGGCCCGCGCAGTTGATGAAACTGGCCTATCGCTTCTACCATTGGCGGTATCGCGGCGTGCAGGTGCTGAATGAAACGCTGCGACGGCACAAGGCCTACACCCTCGGCGCGCCGGTTTGGTCGCCGCCGACGGAACAAGGGAGTCATTGA